The sequence below is a genomic window from Campylobacter concisus.
GCAAAGAGCTAGAGCTAGTTGAAGCGTTTTTAAGTATCCAAGGCGAGGGAGCTTACCAAGGCAGACTCGCTATATTTTTACGCTTTTTAGGTTGCAACCTAAACTGCTCTGGCTTTGGCGTGCAAACAAAGTCTTTAAAAACCGGTGAAAGCCTACTAGGATGCGATAGTTTAAGGGCTGTTTTTAAAGGGCATTTTAATTATAAAATTTACAGCGTAGATGAAATCTTAGGCCTAGTTAATAACCTATGTAAAGGCTTAATGCAAAAACCTATCATTGTTTTGACCGGTGGCGAGCCACTCATCTGGTATGAAAATGAAAATTTTATAAATTTGGTAAAGAAATTGCTTGAAGATTATGAAGTGCATTTTGAGACAAATGGCACCATCTTAATTGATTTTGCTAAATATGAAATTTATAAAAAATGC
It includes:
- a CDS encoding 7-carboxy-7-deazaguanine synthase QueE, with the protein product MSKELELVEAFLSIQGEGAYQGRLAIFLRFLGCNLNCSGFGVQTKSLKTGESLLGCDSLRAVFKGHFNYKIYSVDEILGLVNNLCKGLMQKPIIVLTGGEPLIWYENENFINLVKKLLEDYEVHFETNGTILIDFAKYEIYKKCHFALGVKLANSGVNEQKRINLDAILAIKNNARSSFLKFVLSHFDKSELDEIINIKSQVDLPVWCMAIGANKAELNENALKAAEFAIKYGFNYSERIHIRLWSDKEGV